AACGCGACTACCCTATACATCCCGTGCCCTTCACCGACGTGCATATTCACGACGGATTCTGGTCTCCGCGCCAGGACACCAACCGCACCGTTACCGTGCCGTATTGCTTTCAGAAATGCGAGGAGACCGGCCGCATCAACAACTTCGCCAAGGCCGGCAAGCTTATGGAAGGCAAATTCGAAGGCATCTTTT
Above is a genomic segment from Candidatus Hydrogenedentota bacterium containing:
- a CDS encoding glycoside hydrolase family 127 protein, coding for MPHALIAIAFLMPVTVALAGPPQRDYPIHPVPFTDVHIHDGFWSPRQDTNRTVTVPYCFQKCEETGRINNFAKAGKLMEGKFEGIF